From Clostridia bacterium, a single genomic window includes:
- a CDS encoding SpoIID/LytB domain-containing protein, with product MKKLFFVLIINIMSLFLFSTYVNASYDVSDRVRIGVKYGSSAIGNPTVSSTTKSFDFYSVNEDVYNIGSVDAKKVSISSSLSYLIVEQSQFESINAALEYCNKRENLVPYIKDENICAVMEEIYTPEELSINLETARSFNETAFIVEPDSNLIKVTDEFGKTLLLFCQTESYNLGIGATDDGLIDFGKEETYRDVIEFVKKGNAFNIISNVTMQHYLYSVVPAEIGASAPLEAQKAQAVCARTYYEENIKRHKADGFSLCATTHCQMYIGTKWERAQSNKAVDETENMIITYNGKPISAVYFAHSSGRTANVEDVWGNPYPYLKSVEDKYCTDYSWEVKINYSDLTKKMNDKGYNLGTVTSVKISKMADTGTVTGIIIKGTNGQKEFLRESVRTILGVKSQNFIIPSGNEVSVDANQTKYTLKEYAEFLAGKKPPVSAPKLNDDTIYGKGNGHNVGFSQHGAMGYAENEGWDYITILKHYYQGVEIEGE from the coding sequence ATGAAAAAATTATTTTTTGTTTTAATAATAAATATTATGTCTCTTTTTCTCTTTTCTACTTATGTTAATGCATCATATGATGTTTCAGACAGAGTAAGAATAGGTGTTAAATATGGTAGCAGTGCCATAGGCAACCCAACCGTATCATCCACTACAAAATCTTTTGATTTTTACAGTGTGAATGAAGATGTTTATAATATAGGAAGTGTTGATGCAAAAAAGGTCAGCATCTCTTCTTCTTTATCATACTTAATCGTTGAACAGTCTCAGTTTGAAAGTATAAACGCTGCTTTGGAATATTGCAATAAAAGAGAAAATCTTGTGCCTTATATTAAAGACGAAAATATATGCGCAGTAATGGAAGAAATTTATACACCTGAAGAACTTTCAATAAATCTTGAAACTGCAAGGTCTTTTAACGAAACTGCATTTATAGTAGAGCCTGACAGCAACTTAATAAAAGTAACTGATGAATTTGGAAAAACTCTTTTACTGTTTTGCCAGACAGAAAGTTATAATTTAGGTATAGGCGCAACGGATGACGGGCTTATAGATTTCGGGAAAGAAGAAACTTACAGAGATGTTATAGAATTTGTTAAAAAAGGTAACGCTTTTAATATAATAAGCAATGTTACTATGCAACATTATCTTTACAGCGTTGTTCCTGCTGAAATAGGTGCATCTGCCCCTCTTGAAGCACAAAAGGCTCAGGCAGTATGTGCAAGAACATATTACGAAGAAAACATTAAAAGACATAAGGCAGACGGTTTTTCCCTTTGTGCAACAACACATTGTCAGATGTATATCGGCACAAAGTGGGAAAGAGCGCAGTCCAACAAAGCAGTTGATGAAACAGAAAATATGATAATTACCTATAACGGAAAACCTATCAGCGCAGTTTATTTTGCTCATTCAAGCGGAAGAACTGCCAATGTGGAAGATGTATGGGGTAACCCTTATCCTTATTTAAAGTCTGTTGAAGATAAATACTGCACAGACTATTCATGGGAAGTAAAAATAAACTACTCAGACCTTACAAAAAAAATGAATGATAAAGGATATAATTTAGGAACTGTTACATCGGTTAAAATATCCAAAATGGCAGATACAGGAACAGTTACCGGAATAATAATCAAAGGAACAAACGGGCAGAAAGAATTTTTAAGAGAAAGTGTAAGAACAATTCTCGGAGTTAAAAGCCAGAATTTTATTATTCCATCAGGAAACGAAGTAAGCGTTGATGCTAATCAGACTAAATATACACTTAAAGAATATGCAGAGTTTTTAGCAGGTAAAAAACCGCCAGTGTCAGCACCAAAATTAAATGATGATACAATTTACGGAAAAGGCAACGGACATAATGTAGGCTTTTCTCAGCATGGTGCAATGGGCTATGCCGAAAACGAAGGATGGGACTACATAACTATTTTAAAACACTATTATCAGGGTGTCGAAATAGAGGGAGAATAA